Proteins from one uncultured Desulfuromonas sp. genomic window:
- a CDS encoding helix-turn-helix domain-containing protein: MVKKYIVRLSDQERQHLEEIVKRLKGSSQKVRRANILLKANVDGANWNDAKIAEALSCRTRTVENLRKRFVLEGFDSVLNRKKRETPPIAKKLDGKQEAEIIALRLGPAPSGFANWSLRLLAERVVELGIVESISHETLRRTLKRGA, translated from the coding sequence ATGGTCAAAAAATATATCGTCCGCCTGTCGGATCAAGAACGTCAACACTTAGAGGAAATCGTCAAGCGTCTAAAAGGGTCGTCACAGAAGGTACGGCGAGCCAACATTCTTCTTAAAGCGAATGTAGACGGAGCCAATTGGAACGATGCCAAAATCGCCGAAGCCCTGTCTTGCCGTACCCGCACAGTTGAAAATCTCAGAAAAAGATTTGTTCTGGAGGGCTTTGATTCAGTGCTGAATCGTAAAAAACGCGAAACACCTCCCATTGCAAAGAAACTTGACGGGAAACAGGAAGCTGAAATCATCGCGTTACGTTTGGGGCCGGCTCCCAGCGGCTTTGCCAACTGGTCGTTACGCCTTTTAGCTGAGCGCGTCGTGGAGCTTGGAATCGTTGAATCGATCAGCCATGAAACGTTACGTAGAACGTTAAAAAGGGGGGCATGA
- a CDS encoding IS630 family transposase has product MTPRKIQYWVIPPNVDAEFTAAMEDVLDVYAQPYDEAYPVICMDEQPVQLTRETRTPIAATKEHPRRVDYEYERAGTACIFMFTEPLSGWRNVTARPHRTKVDWALEMEELLRTRYAKARKVIVVCDNLNTHTRGAFYEAFEPEKARQLVKRVEFHYTPKHGSWLNIAENELSSMTRQCLSGRRIESIEMLRKETAAWAGASNKKQRGVDWQFTIDNARNKLKSLYPKIKM; this is encoded by the coding sequence ATGACACCGCGTAAAATACAATACTGGGTCATCCCGCCAAATGTTGATGCTGAGTTTACGGCCGCGATGGAGGATGTCCTCGATGTTTATGCCCAGCCCTACGATGAGGCCTACCCCGTCATCTGTATGGATGAACAGCCTGTTCAATTGACCCGAGAAACGCGCACACCGATTGCCGCGACCAAAGAGCATCCGCGACGCGTGGATTATGAATATGAACGGGCCGGAACCGCCTGTATCTTCATGTTTACAGAGCCATTATCCGGTTGGCGTAACGTGACGGCTCGTCCGCATCGAACCAAAGTCGACTGGGCATTGGAAATGGAAGAGCTGCTGCGAACGCGCTATGCCAAAGCCCGGAAGGTTATTGTGGTGTGTGATAACCTCAACACCCATACACGCGGAGCCTTTTATGAAGCTTTTGAACCTGAAAAAGCCCGCCAACTGGTAAAACGTGTCGAGTTTCACTATACACCCAAACATGGCAGCTGGTTGAATATCGCGGAGAACGAACTGAGTTCAATGACTCGCCAGTGTCTGTCGGGACGCAGAATCGAAAGCATAGAGATGCTACGCAAAGAGACTGCGGCTTGGGCTGGCGCAAGCAATAAGAAACAACGCGGCGTTGACTGGCAGTTTACAATTGACAACGCTCGCAATAAATTGAAATCGCTTTACCCGAAAATTAAGATGTGA
- a CDS encoding alginate export family protein, translated as MKKTMRAGLFLALITSVLLLPLTASAEVTLKTFTGAESRITADVEILNRYEYWNWFTPNASADNDYDYFFTRSRLGLGYKSPVMNVYVQAQNTIMLGLPDDAMAPPPAGPLGLGAIYYLHDDEEDSQSTIIRQAFMEFPNILGSGISVKGGRFDYLAGKEVMYKNPKVNWLKNVRLSEKLIGPFGWAAYCRSFDGLQLSYDQPVFNLTTLASRPTEGGFTDSAHETMNDIDLATFTATMKYDTLVPNVEGRFFYFYYDDERDIAKVDNTPAGSTLNQGDISINTYGMHLLATKKTDSGIFDALLWAAYQNGDWGKLDHKAWSYSIEGGYQFMGIYGKPWLRVGYAASSGDDNPDDHTHGTFYQLLPTARKYALFPFYNMMNSRDLFAQIIVKPHQKLALRGDLHLLSLSEGADRWYMGAGPTQNDGPVFGYIGRPSNGDRDLATVLELTAILNLTKNIAATAYYGHAFGGDVIENIYPEDKDADFFYFELKFVF; from the coding sequence ATGAAAAAGACGATGCGAGCCGGACTGTTTCTGGCGCTCATAACCAGTGTCCTGCTGTTACCGTTAACCGCAAGTGCCGAAGTAACTCTGAAGACTTTTACCGGTGCCGAAAGCCGGATCACCGCTGATGTGGAAATACTGAACCGTTACGAATACTGGAACTGGTTCACTCCGAACGCTTCTGCCGACAATGACTACGATTATTTCTTCACCCGCAGCCGTCTCGGCCTGGGTTACAAATCGCCAGTGATGAATGTTTATGTGCAGGCGCAGAATACCATCATGCTTGGTCTGCCAGACGACGCCATGGCCCCGCCCCCGGCTGGCCCGCTCGGCCTGGGAGCGATCTATTATCTCCACGACGACGAGGAGGACAGCCAGAGTACGATCATTCGCCAGGCTTTTATGGAATTCCCCAATATTTTGGGCTCAGGCATCTCCGTTAAAGGGGGCCGCTTTGACTATTTAGCGGGCAAAGAGGTGATGTATAAGAATCCCAAGGTGAACTGGCTGAAAAACGTCAGACTGTCGGAAAAACTGATCGGCCCCTTTGGTTGGGCAGCATATTGCCGTAGTTTCGACGGCCTGCAGCTCTCTTACGATCAGCCAGTATTCAACCTGACGACCCTGGCTTCCCGTCCCACAGAGGGTGGTTTTACCGATAGTGCGCATGAAACCATGAACGATATCGATCTGGCGACATTCACTGCAACCATGAAATACGACACCTTGGTTCCCAATGTCGAGGGGCGGTTCTTTTATTTTTACTATGATGACGAGCGCGACATTGCCAAGGTGGATAATACCCCTGCGGGCAGCACGCTGAATCAAGGTGATATTTCGATCAATACATATGGCATGCACCTGCTTGCCACCAAGAAAACCGATTCCGGTATTTTTGACGCCCTGCTCTGGGCCGCATATCAGAATGGAGACTGGGGCAAACTGGACCATAAAGCCTGGTCTTACAGTATCGAAGGGGGTTACCAGTTCATGGGTATTTACGGTAAACCATGGCTGCGCGTCGGTTACGCAGCATCATCAGGTGACGACAATCCTGATGACCATACCCACGGAACTTTTTACCAGCTGCTGCCTACTGCGAGAAAATACGCCCTTTTCCCATTCTACAATATGATGAACAGCCGCGATCTTTTCGCCCAGATTATTGTTAAACCGCATCAGAAACTTGCTCTGCGCGGCGATCTGCATCTGCTCAGCCTTAGTGAGGGTGCTGACCGTTGGTATATGGGGGCCGGGCCAACTCAAAATGATGGACCCGTCTTTGGCTATATCGGCCGACCCAGCAATGGGGATCGTGATCTTGCCACCGTACTTGAACTCACCGCCATTTTAAATCTGACGAAGAACATTGCGGCAACCGCCTATTACGGCCATGCCTTCGGTGGTGATGTGATCGAAAATATCTACCCTGAGGATAAAGACGCAGATTTCTTTTACTTTGAACTCAAGTTTGTTTTTTAG